A region of the Sporomusaceae bacterium FL31 genome:
AACCTGTTGTGCTTTTGCTTGCTGACGAGTTATTATCAGATGAGCTACCATGGTTTGAAAGTGCAGAGATTAGTCCTATGGCAGCAAGACCCACCAATAGGCCCTTGCCTGAAGATGTCTCTTGTTCTGTTGTGGTAATTTCCTCCGGAGTTGCCGCATAGACTGCGGTAGCAAAAGCGCCACCAAATGAAGAAGTCAAAAGCGAAAATGAGAGAATACCAGTAATCACTTTTTTCTTAATGGATGTGTGGATCATGTTGACACCTACCAATCATTTAAATTTTATGTTAACTAGGAACAGCTATGTATATTCGTGGTTTTTAGCAAAATTCCTTTTATAAAGGGATGTCAGATTATGCTAGCTATAGAAAATTCAGCATTCACACGGTGTTTAGCCTATTCATGGAAATATTGCCAGAAAATTTTTAAATGCCTGCCGCACCCAATAAATCCAAGGATGTCCAAAAAAATCGGGATGAATACTTTATTATTTGCAACAAATAGAGAATAAAGATAAGAGCTGAAAACTAGAAGCTTAGCAGCCTCTGATTTTCAGCTCAATCATTCTAAAGAAAAACTAAAAAACATTTTACATAATGTAGATGTAAGAAGAGTTCGGCTTAACAGAAGATAAAGGAGGAATGGTATATGAAAATGATGCTGCAGCGTTTCATAGCAAAAGTATTCAATGTAATGTTGACGTTTATGTTGATGGCTGCACCTGTTGCCGCTTTAGTTTATAGTTCTCAACCATTGGAAGAGGCAGGCGGCCGTGTTGATGCAGCGTTGTCCAGTTCGTATCAAGAATTAATTGAGGAACACTCTGCTTGGTATGATACAGACTTAAATAAATGGTATGCTGAAGTATCTGGGCAGCCAACAACCATAGACATTGTGGATGCGCAGCTTTTTAAATAAGGATGAACACATTATTTAGCTGTTTTAAGGCAGCTGTACAGTAAACGTCGTTGTCGTCCCAGGAGTGCTTATTACGCTAATGGTACCATCATGGCTTTCGACAATCCATTTGGCAATTGCCAATCCCAGGCCTGATCCTCCCTTAGAGCGTGATTTGTCAACTTGATAAAAACGATCAAATATTTTAGTCAGATAGACAGTTTCTATGCCTTCACCCGAATCGGTAATGGTCAGCGTTGTTTTATTTTCAGGACGGATTAATTGGATAGAGATATGACCGCTTTCAGGTGTATGCCGGATGGCATTGTCTAGTAAAATACCAATGACCTGCTTTAGGCGTGCTTCATCACCATGAAAAATGATTTCGTTATTAATGAATAGTTCTAGTGTGATATTTTTTACGGCGGCAAGTGCTTCAAAGGGAGCAACAGCCTGTCTAAGAGCATGATCAAGTGAAAAAGGCTGCTTGTCGAGTAACTGCTGGTTCGAATCGGCGCGTGCCAAAAAAAGCAGTGAATCTACTAGGGACGCCATCTGGATCGATTCTTCCCGGATATTCTGAAGCCATTTATTTTGGCTTGCTACCGTTTCAGTTTGATTTCCGAGCACAACGTCCAGTGTAGTTTGAATAACAGTGAGTGGTGTACGAAGTTCGTGCGATGCATCAGACAAAAAATCCTGCTGCTGCTGCCAGGCTTTTTTTATTGGTCCCATGGCCCGATTGGCCATAAAAAAACTACCACAAAAGGATAATAAGATGCAAATCAGTCCGGCAAGGACAAAAGCTGTTGCCTGAATGCGCAGCATGTAGTTTTCAGAGGTGAAATCCTGAAAAACAATGATGGTTTCATAATCACTTGTAGTAGCTTTCAGATAGGGATAATCGTTATTTTCTAATGTTACAAATCCCTGCATATTTTTTTTGGCTGTTGTGGCTGCAACTAATACTTTAAGTTTATCCATAGCAAGCGGCTGATCGGAAGACAAGAAGGTTATCTTTCCGTTTTCCGATGTCTTCACGAAAAAAAATCTTGGCCCTGGTGGTCTTAGCTCTCCTGGTGGTTCTAACGACGTTCTAAGTGGTCTCAGTGGTCTAAATGTTCCTGGCAGTTCTGGTTTTTCCGGCTTCTCAGGTGTCTCTAATTCCTTAAATAACCGTACAGGTAAATCGTTTATTTCGCCTGACTGAATACCAGCCATGATTCTTTGAGCAATCTCCTGGGAACGTTTGGTCATTTGAAGATGTGAAAAATAATAAGTACCAGTAATAAGAAATACAAATAGCAGAAAGATTACACTGGCATTGATTAACGTTAATTTAAGACGAAGATTAAGGAACATTTTCTGCCTCCTGGAGAAAATATCCCACTCCTCGTACGGTGACAATGTTTTTTACATTGAGTTTTTTGCGTAAATAATGAATATAAAGATCAACGCTGGCTATATCAGTGTCAGAGTTGTAACCCCAAACCTTTTCCAAGATGCGCTCCTTTGTAATGACCTGCCCAAAGTTGCGCATTAACAAATCTAATAGTAGCGATTCTTTGACTGAAAGATGAATAACAGAATTTCCTTTTGTGACTTCACCGCGCAGCGGATTCAGTGTCAGGCCAGCAATTGATACCGTGTCACCAATGAAATCCTTACTTTTTCTGCGGGTTAGCGCCCGTAATCTGGCCAACAGTTCATCGGTTGAAAAGGGCTTCACTACATAATCATCGGCACCTGCATCCAAGCCTTCTACTCGATCTTTAGGACTATCCTTAGCCGTTAGCATGAGAACAGGAGTATCAAACCCAAGGCTGCGTAATTCTTTCAGCATTGCGATGCCGTTTCGGCGCGGCAGCATTCGATCTAAAATAATGATGTCATAGAATCCGGTAGATGCCATTTCAATACCTGTTTCTCCGTCTATTGCTGTATCTACGGAATAGCCATTTTTCTTTAATATGTGTGAAAGTGCTCCAGTTAGTTTTAGTTCGTCTTCCACTAGTAGTAATTTCATGGTTCATGACCTCTTGATTCTAACTGCCCTGTTTGCATTTTCCATCCGTGGATTATTATGTTATATTATTTTACCTGATTTTCCTTGGAATTTCATTTGATATTTCAAAGAATTTATTACCAGACAGAGAAGAGCGAAACAACTGTATTCAAAATTAATTCCAAGAAACATAGTCTACAATAAATGTTGTTGCTGAATGTATGTAAAAATTAGCGTATTTTACATACATTAGCAAATTTTCAGCAGAAAAGTGAGGCTAATGTCATGAGGCTATTTTTTGAAAAAATGAAGCGACAGAAAATTTGGCTGCTGTTCTTGCTATTTTGTATTTTAGCATCGATTGGTGGAGTATATTACAATAAGAAAAGCAGCAAACCCGCCGTTGCGGATACTGTAACTCAGGTAGCGCGTGAAGATATACTGGCTGTCATATCGGCTACAGGAACTATTTCACCGTTAAATTCAGTTGAAATTAGCTCTAGGGTGACAGGGTTAATTACCCAGGTGAACGTACAGGAAAACGACTTTGTAAAGGCAGGACAAACACTTTTGGTTTTGGATGATTCAAGCTTGAAGGCGCAAGTCGCTCAATACTATTCTCAGCTTTTAAATTATCGAGCCATTTATGAACGCAGTAAAAAGCTGGCGGAAGTTGGCGGTCAGTCAGCTCAGCAACTGGATTCTGACCGGACAAACTATCTTGTGGCACAATCTACATATGACAATTATGCATCACAGTTAGAGTATTATGTGATTAAGGCACCCATTGACGGTTTGGTGATTGGCAAGCCCACGCCGGCTGGACAGACGGTAGCTCAGGGCATTTCCAGTCCGCAGGTTATCATGACGATTGCCGATATGTCAAAAATGCAGATCAAGGTTTTAGTTGATGAAACAGATGTGGGCAGAGTCAAGGTGGGCCAAAAGGTTGTCTTTACTGTTGACTCTTATGCGGATAGGAATTTTAGCGGACGGGTAACCAGCATTTCGCG
Encoded here:
- a CDS encoding hemolysin D, with the protein product MRLFFEKMKRQKIWLLFLLFCILASIGGVYYNKKSSKPAVADTVTQVAREDILAVISATGTISPLNSVEISSRVTGLITQVNVQENDFVKAGQTLLVLDDSSLKAQVAQYYSQLLNYRAIYERSKKLAEVGGQSAQQLDSDRTNYLVAQSTYDNYASQLEYYVIKAPIDGLVIGKPTPAGQTVAQGISSPQVIMTIADMSKMQIKVLVDETDVGRVKVGQKVVFTVDSYADRNFSGRVTSISRSATTSSNVIYYPVYVDVDSDDGLLYPTMTARVTIQVGESSNALVVPLAAIKEEKGQKFVQVVENSQARRVPVQSGLSDDSKVEIVSGLHEGDQIIVPAAKAKSTTSNTQRLGPPPPM
- a CDS encoding DNA-binding response regulator, coding for MKLLLVEDELKLTGALSHILKKNGYSVDTAIDGETGIEMASTGFYDIIILDRMLPRRNGIAMLKELRSLGFDTPVLMLTAKDSPKDRVEGLDAGADDYVVKPFSTDELLARLRALTRRKSKDFIGDTVSIAGLTLNPLRGEVTKGNSVIHLSVKESLLLDLLMRNFGQVITKERILEKVWGYNSDTDIASVDLYIHYLRKKLNVKNIVTVRGVGYFLQEAENVP
- a CDS encoding two-component sensor histidine kinase gives rise to the protein MFLNLRLKLTLINASVIFLLFVFLITGTYYFSHLQMTKRSQEIAQRIMAGIQSGEINDLPVRLFKELETPEKPEKPELPGTFRPLRPLRTSLEPPGELRPPGPRFFFVKTSENGKITFLSSDQPLAMDKLKVLVAATTAKKNMQGFVTLENNDYPYLKATTSDYETIIVFQDFTSENYMLRIQATAFVLAGLICILLSFCGSFFMANRAMGPIKKAWQQQQDFLSDASHELRTPLTVIQTTLDVVLGNQTETVASQNKWLQNIREESIQMASLVDSLLFLARADSNQQLLDKQPFSLDHALRQAVAPFEALAAVKNITLELFINNEIIFHGDEARLKQVIGILLDNAIRHTPESGHISIQLIRPENKTTLTITDSGEGIETVYLTKIFDRFYQVDKSRSKGGSGLGLAIAKWIVESHDGTISVISTPGTTTTFTVQLP